In Falco cherrug isolate bFalChe1 chromosome 2, bFalChe1.pri, whole genome shotgun sequence, the following are encoded in one genomic region:
- the GJA8 gene encoding gap junction alpha-8 protein, whose amino-acid sequence MGDWSFLGNILEQVNEQSTVIGRVWLTVLFIFRILILGTAAELVWGDEQSDFVCNTQQPGCENVCYDEAFPISHIRLWVLQIIFVSTPSLMYFGHAVHHVRMEEKRREREEAERRQQAEVDEEKLPLAPNQNKGNNPDGSKKFRLEGTLLRTYIFHIIFKTLFEVGFIVGQYFLYGFRILPLYRCGRWPCPNLVDCFVSRPTEKTIFIMFMLVVASVSLFLNLVEISHLIMKRIRRALRRPAEEQLGEVPEKPLHAIAVTSIPKAKGYKLLEEEKPVSHYFPLTEVGVEPSPLPSAFNEFEEKIGMGPLEDLSRAFDERLPSYAQAKEPEEEKVRAGEKEEREEQPRPQEEPGVKKEEEAVSDEIEGPSAPAELATDMRPLSRLSKASSRARSDDLTV is encoded by the coding sequence ATGGGTGACTGGAGTTTCTTGGGGAACATTTTAGAGCAGGTGAACGAGCAATCCACTGTCATCGGGAGAGTCTGGCTCACAGTGCTCTTCATTTTCCGCATCCTGATCCTGGGAACAGCTGCTGAGCTAGTGTGGGGAGACGAACAGTCAGACTTTGTGTGCAACACCCAGCAACCTGGTTGCGAGAATGTCTGCTACGATGAGGCCTTCCCCATCTCCCACATCCGCCTCTGGGTCCTGCAGATCATCTTTGTGTCCACGCCTTCGCTAATGTACTTTGGGCATGCGGTGCACCATGTCCGCAtggaggagaagaggagagagagggaggaagccGAGAGGCGTCAGCAAGCTGAGGTGGATGAAGAGAAGCTGCCCCTGGctccaaatcaaaacaaaggcAACAACCCTGACGGGTCCAAGAAGTTTCGCCTGGAGGGTACCCTCCTGAGAACGTACATCTTCCACATCATTTTCAAAACCCTCTTTGAGGTGGGATTCATAGTCGGTCAGTACTTCCTCTATGGCTTCCGAATTCTCCCCCTGTACCGCTGCGGGCGGTGGCCCTGTCCCAATCTTGTGGACTGTTTTGTCTCCAGGCCCACAGAGAAGACCATCTTTATCATGTTCATGCTGGTGGTGGCTTCCGTGTCCCTCTTCCTCAACCTGGTGGAGATCAGTCACTTGATCATGAAAAGGATCCGGAGGGCCCTGAGAAGACCAGCAGAGGAACAGCTGGGGGAGGTCCCAGAGAAGCCCCTCCATGCCATCGCAGTCACCTCCATCCCGAAGGCCAAAGGCTACAAGCTGCTGGAAGAAGAGAAGCCGGTGTCGCACTATTTCCCTCTCACAGAAGTAGGAGTTGAGCCCAGTCCCCTTCCATCAGCCTTCAACGAGTTTGAGGAGAAGATTGGGATGGGACCATTGGAAGATCTCTCCAGAGCATTTGATGAGAGGTTACCATCGTATGCACAAGCGAAGGAACCAGAAGAGGAGAAGGTAAGAgcaggggagaaggaggaacGAGAAGAGCAGCCAAGACCTCAGGAAGAGCCAGGggtgaagaaagaagaggaggcGGTGAGCGATGAAATTGAAGGGCCTTCAGCACCTGCTGAACTTGCCACTGATATGAGACCCCTCAGCAGGCTAAGTAAAGCCAGCAGCCGGGCCAGGTCGGATGATTTGACTGTATGA